In Mytilus trossulus isolate FHL-02 chromosome 6, PNRI_Mtr1.1.1.hap1, whole genome shotgun sequence, a single window of DNA contains:
- the LOC134721779 gene encoding breast cancer anti-estrogen resistance protein 1-like isoform X4, translating to MQDSDYQSPMTQKQLNRRSWDVTPNKVGTPTKIGNQQQFIFESPEMPTQDYDVPQTRRQPIEGQENYDTPPKLNSQNSFEQLDYDTPPQQKNFQHNQENNQMTPQSLFPTEFYDVPTSLSNRSSLMSNLSHLSHLSNESFSSSSASNKSSGRNQGSNQGSMTDSARSSMDISPHDFYDVPPSRLQALPFNHHKQPSADSGLDMYDSPQKQKSGTDSMEDYDVPKADYDIPKSHSDSFISPGKQAENAYDIADQSSVIEHDIDDIYDVPKSNTLVRKNEKNFLSDELDGKSRRREKSGDRTLTRGERCGGVYDIPPQVTRDSMFSSKSDSSESTDEGYRLSICSLDSRNSDIPIYDELPYDLDAAMDLMVKLQQDVQKATTKLCSFISSSWRRKDVLEPNLYNIKSACTKVKATLDEFLEFAQGTLANSAKLPEKKLINKLTKQLCPLLQNLTQIKSCLKNLELTNWQLSSLVSNDASIDDDLGKIASISKDLTTDVKKMVSLIHGNSTLLFKRAQDSNHSFSTPPKPPVAQKPTVLPKPSITNVQGRPLPAPPRPLPPTPTDKKSMSFDSKTASVEFKRDSGDLRRLSEEFKQMSMDTYKAQDKVKDENDIIEEYDYVHLDSPEGSDVSKTKIDKSKLEQQNLHPDLDDKPVKETSPMRELTPPKIGSRTSSPMRENSPSKQFMKKSNSMDDILSNKISAPEPLFVKTPVDRNFKLTSPNSLPSTIKLDPNDKQVVCYYSSQLDTHSTLLTNAVDAFFSCIECGHGPKVFISNSKFVVVSAHKLVYIGDTLHRNLMNIEVRNKIMHCANHLCDILKLTVSTTKTAALQYPSIPAVQEMVDRVVDVSHAAYELKLVIGQAAAL from the coding sequence GTTGGAACACCAACGAAGATAGGAAACCAACAACAATTTATCTTTGAATCTCCCGAAATGCCAACACAGGATTATGATGTGCCTCAAACACGTCGCCAACCAATAGAAGGTCAGGAGAACTATGACacaccaccaaaacttaacagCCAAAATagttttgaacaattggattaTGACACTCCCCCACAACAGAAAAACTTCCAGCACAATCaagaaaataatcaaatgaCACCACAGAGTTTGTTTCCAACAGAATTCTATGATGTTCCAACATCACTATCGAATCGTTCCAGCCTTATGTCAAACTTATCCCACCTTTCTCATTTATCCAATGAATCATTTTCATCCAGTAGTGCTTCAAACAAAAGTAGTGGTAGAAATCAAGGATCCAATCAGGGAAGTATGACTGATTCGGCTCGTTCAAGCATGGATATTTCACCACATGACTTTTATGATGTACCTCCGTCAAGACTGCAAGCTTTGCCTTTTAATCATCATAAACAACCATCAGCTGATTCAGGATTAGACATGTATGATTCTCCACAAAAACAGAAATCTGGTACTGATTCTATGGAGGATTATGATGTACCAAAAGCAGATTATGACATCCCTAAATCTCACAGCGACTCTTTTATCAGTCCTGGAAAGCAAGCCGAAAATGCGTATGATATTGCTGATCAATCCTCTGTCATTGAACATgatattgatgatatatatGATGTACCAAAAAGTAATACACTTGTGcgtaaaaatgaaaagaacttTCTTTCTGATGAGCTTGATGGTAAATCTAGGAGAAGAGAAAAATCTGGGGACAGAACTCTTACAAGGGGAGAGAGATGTGGTGGTGTTTATGATATTCCACCACAAGTGACAAGGGACTCCATGTTTTCCTCCAaatcagattcatctgaaagtACAGATGAAGGTTACAGGTTGTCAATTTGTAGTTTGGATTCTAGAAATTCTGACATTCCAATTTATGATGAATTGCCTTATGATCTTGATGCAGCCATGGATTTGATGGTTAAACTGCAACAAGATGTGCAAAAGGCTACAACAAAATTGTGTAGCTTTATAAGCAGTAGTTGGCGAAGGAAAGATGTTCTAGAACCTAATTTGTACAATATCAAATCAGCATGTACTAAAGTAAAGGCAACTTTGGATGAATTTCTGGAATTTGCCCAAGGTACATTAGCAAACTCTGCTAAACTGCCAGAAAAGAAACTCattaataaactgacaaaacaatTATGTCCATTGTTACAAAATCTGACCCAAATCAAGTCATGTTTAAAGAATCTAGAATTGACCAATTGGCAGTTATCTAGTCTTGTGTCAAATGATGCTTCAATAGATGATGATTTAGGCAAAATTGCATCAATTTCTAAAGATCTCACAACTGATGTTAAAAAGATGGTTTCTCTCATTCATGGCAACTCTACATTACTGTTCAAAAGAGCTCAGGACTCAAATCATAGTTTTTCAACACCACCAAAGCCACCAGTGGCTCAAAAACCAACCGTTTTGCCTAAACCAAGTATAACTAATGTTCAAGGTCGACCCCTGCCTGCACCACCAAGACCCCTGCCACCAACACCAACAGACAAAAAGTCAATGAGTTTTGATTCAAAGACTGCTTCTGTTGAATTTAAACGGGATTCTGGAGATTTAAGAAGGTTATCTGAAGAATTCAAACAAATGTCTATGGATACTTATAAAGCACAAGATAAAGTTAAAGATGAGAATGACATTATCGAAGAATATGATTATGTGCACTTGGATTCGCCTGAAGGTTCTGATGTTTCTAAGACAAAAATAGATAAATCAAAATTGGAGCAACAAAACCTTCATCCTGATCTGGATGATAAACCTGTGAAAGAAACATCCCCAATGAGAGAATTAACACCCCCTAAAATTGGAAGTCGTACAAGCTCACCAATGCGAGAAAATTCTCCATCAAAACAAttcatgaaaaaatcaaatagcaTGGATGATATATTATCCAACAAAATCAGTGCTCCTGAACCATTATTTGTGAAAACACCAGTTGACAGAAATTTCAAACTAACGTCGCCAAATTCCCTACCATCGACAATCAAACTAGATCCAAATGATAAACAAGTGGTGTGTTATTATTCAAGTCAGTTAGATACTCATTCAACTTTACTGACCAATGCTGTTGATGCATTCTTCTCTTGTATCGAATGTGGACATGGACCAAAAGTATTTATATCAAACAGTAAATTTGTTGTCGTTTCCGCTcataaacttgtatatattgGGGACACACTACACAGAAACTTGATGAATATTGAAGTTAGAAATAAGATAATGCATTGTGCAAATCATTTATGTGATATTCTCAAATTGACAGTATCTACAACTAAAACTGCAGCATTACAATACCCATCTATTCCTGCTGTGCAGGAAATGGTGGATAGAGTTGTCGATGTTTCTCATGCAGCTTATGAACTAAAACTTGTGATAGGACAGGCTGCTGCTTTGTAG
- the LOC134721779 gene encoding breast cancer anti-estrogen resistance protein 1-like isoform X5, with protein sequence MSVKSLYLVMNGGSDWNSYNVKVGTPTKIGNQQQFIFESPEMPTQDYDVPQTRRQPIEGQENYDTPPKLNSQNSFEQLDYDTPPQQKNFQHNQENNQMTPQSLFPTEFYDVPTSLSNRSSLMSNLSHLSHLSNESFSSSSASNKSSGRNQGSNQGSMTDSARSSMDISPHDFYDVPPSRLQALPFNHHKQPSADSGLDMYDSPQKQKSGTDSMEDYDVPKADYDIPKSHSDSFISPGKQAENAYDIADQSSVIEHDIDDIYDVPKSNTLVRKNEKNFLSDELDGKSRRREKSGDRTLTRGERCGGVYDIPPQVTRDSMFSSKSDSSESTDEGYRLSICSLDSRNSDIPIYDELPYDLDAAMDLMVKLQQDVQKATTKLCSFISSSWRRKDVLEPNLYNIKSACTKVKATLDEFLEFAQGTLANSAKLPEKKLINKLTKQLCPLLQNLTQIKSCLKNLELTNWQLSSLVSNDASIDDDLGKIASISKDLTTDVKKMVSLIHGNSTLLFKRAQDSNHSFSTPPKPPVAQKPTVLPKPSITNVQGRPLPAPPRPLPPTPTDKKSMSFDSKTASVEFKRDSGDLRRLSEEFKQMSMDTYKAQDKVKDENDIIEEYDYVHLDSPEGSDVSKTKIDKSKLEQQNLHPDLDDKPVKETSPMRELTPPKIGSRTSSPMRENSPSKQFMKKSNSMDDILSNKISAPEPLFVKTPVDRNFKLTSPNSLPSTIKLDPNDKQVVCYYSSQLDTHSTLLTNAVDAFFSCIECGHGPKVFISNSKFVVVSAHKLVYIGDTLHRNLMNIEVRNKIMHCANHLCDILKLTVSTTKTAALQYPSIPAVQEMVDRVVDVSHAAYELKLVIGQAAAL encoded by the coding sequence GTTGGAACACCAACGAAGATAGGAAACCAACAACAATTTATCTTTGAATCTCCCGAAATGCCAACACAGGATTATGATGTGCCTCAAACACGTCGCCAACCAATAGAAGGTCAGGAGAACTATGACacaccaccaaaacttaacagCCAAAATagttttgaacaattggattaTGACACTCCCCCACAACAGAAAAACTTCCAGCACAATCaagaaaataatcaaatgaCACCACAGAGTTTGTTTCCAACAGAATTCTATGATGTTCCAACATCACTATCGAATCGTTCCAGCCTTATGTCAAACTTATCCCACCTTTCTCATTTATCCAATGAATCATTTTCATCCAGTAGTGCTTCAAACAAAAGTAGTGGTAGAAATCAAGGATCCAATCAGGGAAGTATGACTGATTCGGCTCGTTCAAGCATGGATATTTCACCACATGACTTTTATGATGTACCTCCGTCAAGACTGCAAGCTTTGCCTTTTAATCATCATAAACAACCATCAGCTGATTCAGGATTAGACATGTATGATTCTCCACAAAAACAGAAATCTGGTACTGATTCTATGGAGGATTATGATGTACCAAAAGCAGATTATGACATCCCTAAATCTCACAGCGACTCTTTTATCAGTCCTGGAAAGCAAGCCGAAAATGCGTATGATATTGCTGATCAATCCTCTGTCATTGAACATgatattgatgatatatatGATGTACCAAAAAGTAATACACTTGTGcgtaaaaatgaaaagaacttTCTTTCTGATGAGCTTGATGGTAAATCTAGGAGAAGAGAAAAATCTGGGGACAGAACTCTTACAAGGGGAGAGAGATGTGGTGGTGTTTATGATATTCCACCACAAGTGACAAGGGACTCCATGTTTTCCTCCAaatcagattcatctgaaagtACAGATGAAGGTTACAGGTTGTCAATTTGTAGTTTGGATTCTAGAAATTCTGACATTCCAATTTATGATGAATTGCCTTATGATCTTGATGCAGCCATGGATTTGATGGTTAAACTGCAACAAGATGTGCAAAAGGCTACAACAAAATTGTGTAGCTTTATAAGCAGTAGTTGGCGAAGGAAAGATGTTCTAGAACCTAATTTGTACAATATCAAATCAGCATGTACTAAAGTAAAGGCAACTTTGGATGAATTTCTGGAATTTGCCCAAGGTACATTAGCAAACTCTGCTAAACTGCCAGAAAAGAAACTCattaataaactgacaaaacaatTATGTCCATTGTTACAAAATCTGACCCAAATCAAGTCATGTTTAAAGAATCTAGAATTGACCAATTGGCAGTTATCTAGTCTTGTGTCAAATGATGCTTCAATAGATGATGATTTAGGCAAAATTGCATCAATTTCTAAAGATCTCACAACTGATGTTAAAAAGATGGTTTCTCTCATTCATGGCAACTCTACATTACTGTTCAAAAGAGCTCAGGACTCAAATCATAGTTTTTCAACACCACCAAAGCCACCAGTGGCTCAAAAACCAACCGTTTTGCCTAAACCAAGTATAACTAATGTTCAAGGTCGACCCCTGCCTGCACCACCAAGACCCCTGCCACCAACACCAACAGACAAAAAGTCAATGAGTTTTGATTCAAAGACTGCTTCTGTTGAATTTAAACGGGATTCTGGAGATTTAAGAAGGTTATCTGAAGAATTCAAACAAATGTCTATGGATACTTATAAAGCACAAGATAAAGTTAAAGATGAGAATGACATTATCGAAGAATATGATTATGTGCACTTGGATTCGCCTGAAGGTTCTGATGTTTCTAAGACAAAAATAGATAAATCAAAATTGGAGCAACAAAACCTTCATCCTGATCTGGATGATAAACCTGTGAAAGAAACATCCCCAATGAGAGAATTAACACCCCCTAAAATTGGAAGTCGTACAAGCTCACCAATGCGAGAAAATTCTCCATCAAAACAAttcatgaaaaaatcaaatagcaTGGATGATATATTATCCAACAAAATCAGTGCTCCTGAACCATTATTTGTGAAAACACCAGTTGACAGAAATTTCAAACTAACGTCGCCAAATTCCCTACCATCGACAATCAAACTAGATCCAAATGATAAACAAGTGGTGTGTTATTATTCAAGTCAGTTAGATACTCATTCAACTTTACTGACCAATGCTGTTGATGCATTCTTCTCTTGTATCGAATGTGGACATGGACCAAAAGTATTTATATCAAACAGTAAATTTGTTGTCGTTTCCGCTcataaacttgtatatattgGGGACACACTACACAGAAACTTGATGAATATTGAAGTTAGAAATAAGATAATGCATTGTGCAAATCATTTATGTGATATTCTCAAATTGACAGTATCTACAACTAAAACTGCAGCATTACAATACCCATCTATTCCTGCTGTGCAGGAAATGGTGGATAGAGTTGTCGATGTTTCTCATGCAGCTTATGAACTAAAACTTGTGATAGGACAGGCTGCTGCTTTGTAG
- the LOC134721779 gene encoding breast cancer anti-estrogen resistance protein 1-like isoform X6, producing MPTQDYDVPQTRRQPIEGQENYDTPPKLNSQNSFEQLDYDTPPQQKNFQHNQENNQMTPQSLFPTEFYDVPTSLSNRSSLMSNLSHLSHLSNESFSSSSASNKSSGRNQGSNQGSMTDSARSSMDISPHDFYDVPPSRLQALPFNHHKQPSADSGLDMYDSPQKQKSGTDSMEDYDVPKADYDIPKSHSDSFISPGKQAENAYDIADQSSVIEHDIDDIYDVPKSNTLVRKNEKNFLSDELDGKSRRREKSGDRTLTRGERCGGVYDIPPQVTRDSMFSSKSDSSESTDEGYRLSICSLDSRNSDIPIYDELPYDLDAAMDLMVKLQQDVQKATTKLCSFISSSWRRKDVLEPNLYNIKSACTKVKATLDEFLEFAQGTLANSAKLPEKKLINKLTKQLCPLLQNLTQIKSCLKNLELTNWQLSSLVSNDASIDDDLGKIASISKDLTTDVKKMVSLIHGNSTLLFKRAQDSNHSFSTPPKPPVAQKPTVLPKPSITNVQGRPLPAPPRPLPPTPTDKKSMSFDSKTASVEFKRDSGDLRRLSEEFKQMSMDTYKAQDKVKDENDIIEEYDYVHLDSPEGSDVSKTKIDKSKLEQQNLHPDLDDKPVKETSPMRELTPPKIGSRTSSPMRENSPSKQFMKKSNSMDDILSNKISAPEPLFVKTPVDRNFKLTSPNSLPSTIKLDPNDKQVVCYYSSQLDTHSTLLTNAVDAFFSCIECGHGPKVFISNSKFVVVSAHKLVYIGDTLHRNLMNIEVRNKIMHCANHLCDILKLTVSTTKTAALQYPSIPAVQEMVDRVVDVSHAAYELKLVIGQAAAL from the coding sequence ATGCCAACACAGGATTATGATGTGCCTCAAACACGTCGCCAACCAATAGAAGGTCAGGAGAACTATGACacaccaccaaaacttaacagCCAAAATagttttgaacaattggattaTGACACTCCCCCACAACAGAAAAACTTCCAGCACAATCaagaaaataatcaaatgaCACCACAGAGTTTGTTTCCAACAGAATTCTATGATGTTCCAACATCACTATCGAATCGTTCCAGCCTTATGTCAAACTTATCCCACCTTTCTCATTTATCCAATGAATCATTTTCATCCAGTAGTGCTTCAAACAAAAGTAGTGGTAGAAATCAAGGATCCAATCAGGGAAGTATGACTGATTCGGCTCGTTCAAGCATGGATATTTCACCACATGACTTTTATGATGTACCTCCGTCAAGACTGCAAGCTTTGCCTTTTAATCATCATAAACAACCATCAGCTGATTCAGGATTAGACATGTATGATTCTCCACAAAAACAGAAATCTGGTACTGATTCTATGGAGGATTATGATGTACCAAAAGCAGATTATGACATCCCTAAATCTCACAGCGACTCTTTTATCAGTCCTGGAAAGCAAGCCGAAAATGCGTATGATATTGCTGATCAATCCTCTGTCATTGAACATgatattgatgatatatatGATGTACCAAAAAGTAATACACTTGTGcgtaaaaatgaaaagaacttTCTTTCTGATGAGCTTGATGGTAAATCTAGGAGAAGAGAAAAATCTGGGGACAGAACTCTTACAAGGGGAGAGAGATGTGGTGGTGTTTATGATATTCCACCACAAGTGACAAGGGACTCCATGTTTTCCTCCAaatcagattcatctgaaagtACAGATGAAGGTTACAGGTTGTCAATTTGTAGTTTGGATTCTAGAAATTCTGACATTCCAATTTATGATGAATTGCCTTATGATCTTGATGCAGCCATGGATTTGATGGTTAAACTGCAACAAGATGTGCAAAAGGCTACAACAAAATTGTGTAGCTTTATAAGCAGTAGTTGGCGAAGGAAAGATGTTCTAGAACCTAATTTGTACAATATCAAATCAGCATGTACTAAAGTAAAGGCAACTTTGGATGAATTTCTGGAATTTGCCCAAGGTACATTAGCAAACTCTGCTAAACTGCCAGAAAAGAAACTCattaataaactgacaaaacaatTATGTCCATTGTTACAAAATCTGACCCAAATCAAGTCATGTTTAAAGAATCTAGAATTGACCAATTGGCAGTTATCTAGTCTTGTGTCAAATGATGCTTCAATAGATGATGATTTAGGCAAAATTGCATCAATTTCTAAAGATCTCACAACTGATGTTAAAAAGATGGTTTCTCTCATTCATGGCAACTCTACATTACTGTTCAAAAGAGCTCAGGACTCAAATCATAGTTTTTCAACACCACCAAAGCCACCAGTGGCTCAAAAACCAACCGTTTTGCCTAAACCAAGTATAACTAATGTTCAAGGTCGACCCCTGCCTGCACCACCAAGACCCCTGCCACCAACACCAACAGACAAAAAGTCAATGAGTTTTGATTCAAAGACTGCTTCTGTTGAATTTAAACGGGATTCTGGAGATTTAAGAAGGTTATCTGAAGAATTCAAACAAATGTCTATGGATACTTATAAAGCACAAGATAAAGTTAAAGATGAGAATGACATTATCGAAGAATATGATTATGTGCACTTGGATTCGCCTGAAGGTTCTGATGTTTCTAAGACAAAAATAGATAAATCAAAATTGGAGCAACAAAACCTTCATCCTGATCTGGATGATAAACCTGTGAAAGAAACATCCCCAATGAGAGAATTAACACCCCCTAAAATTGGAAGTCGTACAAGCTCACCAATGCGAGAAAATTCTCCATCAAAACAAttcatgaaaaaatcaaatagcaTGGATGATATATTATCCAACAAAATCAGTGCTCCTGAACCATTATTTGTGAAAACACCAGTTGACAGAAATTTCAAACTAACGTCGCCAAATTCCCTACCATCGACAATCAAACTAGATCCAAATGATAAACAAGTGGTGTGTTATTATTCAAGTCAGTTAGATACTCATTCAACTTTACTGACCAATGCTGTTGATGCATTCTTCTCTTGTATCGAATGTGGACATGGACCAAAAGTATTTATATCAAACAGTAAATTTGTTGTCGTTTCCGCTcataaacttgtatatattgGGGACACACTACACAGAAACTTGATGAATATTGAAGTTAGAAATAAGATAATGCATTGTGCAAATCATTTATGTGATATTCTCAAATTGACAGTATCTACAACTAAAACTGCAGCATTACAATACCCATCTATTCCTGCTGTGCAGGAAATGGTGGATAGAGTTGTCGATGTTTCTCATGCAGCTTATGAACTAAAACTTGTGATAGGACAGGCTGCTGCTTTGTAG